One window from the genome of Treponema sp. OMZ 838 encodes:
- the xdh gene encoding selenium-dependent xanthine dehydrogenase → MVSLTVNGRIVEAEENQKLIYFLRDSLRLTSVKNGCMEGACGTCTVLIDGKPMKACVQVAGKLAGKTITTLEGFPERELAVYQYAFAHCGAVQCGFCIPGMIICAKALIDENPNPSSADVKQAIRNNICRCTGYVKIEEAILLAAKILRENTPVPEGKTETAVGSSALRVDSYAKAAGTAEYADDMYLDGMLYGSAVRTAYPRAKVLSIDTEDVEKMPGVHLVMTAKDLPGMQKIGHLKKDWDVLIPLGKETHYLGDAIVLIAAESREILAAAKKAVKIEYEELAPVCSIAEAMAEDAPHVHESGNLLSKEHLVRGNADEKLKNSKYVVSHHYSVPPTEHAFLEPETAVAKPDGEGGVIIYSGDQGIYQTKRECSEATGLPIDKVRVIAKMVGGGFGGKEDMSVQHHAAILALKTGRPVKVSLSRKESMIIHPKRHAMEMDFTLGCDENGYLTGLKAVLHSDTGAYASLGGPVLQRACTHAAGPYNYQDIDILGCAWYTNNPPAGAFRGFGVTQSCFAVESCINLLAEKVGISPWEIRYRNAIRPGQVLPNGQYADDSTALVQTLEAVKPYYDAHPKAGIACAIKNSGLGVGIPDFGRTTLRLQADGVHIYSSAACIGQGVGTILLQIVSEVLNLPRSLLHYETPDTKFAPDAGETTASRQTVFTGESARMAATDVKRALEEELQKRGKTGCLSEHIDILPELFTALSAKEFFAEYTYPTDKLGSDKPHPVSHVAYGYATHLIDLDEEGKLAYVEAAHDVGRALNPISLEGQIEGGVVMSLGYALTEDYPLQKSVPTAKFGTLGLFKAPQVPPIKVDIIEHNDNELACGAKGVGEIASIPTVPAVALAYYNRDGIFRTKLPLENTPYSRKK, encoded by the coding sequence ATGGTATCATTAACCGTGAACGGCCGGATTGTTGAAGCCGAAGAAAACCAAAAACTTATTTATTTTTTACGCGATTCACTACGTTTAACTTCCGTTAAAAACGGTTGTATGGAAGGTGCATGCGGAACGTGTACTGTTTTAATAGACGGAAAGCCGATGAAGGCCTGTGTTCAAGTGGCCGGTAAATTAGCGGGAAAGACAATTACAACGCTTGAAGGGTTCCCCGAACGCGAGCTTGCCGTATATCAATATGCGTTCGCTCATTGTGGCGCGGTGCAATGCGGTTTCTGTATTCCAGGAATGATTATTTGTGCAAAAGCGTTGATAGACGAAAATCCTAATCCTTCATCCGCGGATGTAAAGCAGGCTATCCGCAATAATATTTGCCGCTGTACCGGCTATGTAAAAATTGAAGAAGCTATTTTGTTGGCTGCCAAGATACTGCGAGAAAACACGCCTGTGCCGGAAGGAAAAACCGAAACGGCTGTAGGAAGCAGCGCGCTCCGTGTTGATTCATACGCGAAAGCCGCAGGTACAGCCGAATATGCCGATGATATGTATTTGGATGGTATGTTGTACGGAAGCGCGGTACGTACTGCATACCCGCGGGCAAAGGTATTGTCTATCGATACCGAAGATGTGGAAAAGATGCCCGGCGTTCATCTTGTAATGACGGCAAAAGATCTTCCCGGTATGCAAAAAATCGGGCACTTAAAAAAAGATTGGGATGTGCTTATTCCCCTCGGCAAAGAGACGCATTATTTAGGGGATGCCATCGTTCTGATTGCTGCCGAAAGCCGCGAGATTTTGGCAGCTGCAAAAAAAGCGGTAAAAATCGAATATGAAGAATTAGCGCCGGTATGCTCTATAGCGGAAGCAATGGCGGAAGATGCGCCTCATGTTCATGAAAGCGGGAACCTTCTTTCAAAAGAACACCTCGTACGCGGCAATGCCGATGAAAAGCTGAAAAATTCAAAATATGTCGTTTCTCACCACTATTCCGTACCTCCGACCGAACATGCCTTTTTGGAGCCTGAAACGGCGGTGGCAAAGCCGGACGGAGAAGGCGGTGTCATTATTTATTCGGGGGATCAAGGTATATATCAAACAAAACGGGAATGTTCGGAAGCGACCGGCTTACCGATTGATAAGGTACGGGTTATCGCCAAGATGGTCGGCGGCGGCTTCGGCGGCAAAGAAGATATGAGCGTGCAACACCATGCGGCTATCCTTGCGTTAAAGACCGGACGCCCCGTCAAGGTGAGTTTAAGCAGAAAAGAGAGTATGATTATCCATCCGAAGCGGCACGCGATGGAGATGGATTTTACACTCGGCTGCGATGAGAACGGCTACCTAACCGGCTTAAAAGCCGTGCTCCATTCGGACACGGGCGCCTATGCCTCCCTCGGCGGGCCGGTACTACAGCGTGCCTGTACCCATGCGGCAGGGCCGTATAATTATCAAGATATCGACATACTCGGCTGTGCATGGTATACCAATAACCCGCCGGCCGGTGCATTCAGAGGATTCGGCGTAACACAAAGCTGCTTTGCCGTTGAATCGTGCATAAACCTATTAGCGGAAAAGGTCGGCATCAGTCCGTGGGAAATCCGCTACCGGAACGCAATTCGTCCCGGGCAAGTACTGCCAAACGGTCAGTATGCCGACGATTCAACCGCTCTTGTACAAACCCTCGAAGCGGTAAAGCCGTATTACGATGCGCATCCGAAAGCCGGTATTGCCTGTGCTATTAAAAACTCCGGACTTGGGGTCGGTATCCCGGACTTTGGCCGGACAACCCTGCGGCTTCAAGCAGACGGCGTACATATTTATTCGAGCGCAGCCTGTATCGGGCAGGGGGTTGGAACAATCCTCTTGCAGATTGTCAGCGAGGTGCTTAATCTGCCGCGCAGTCTTTTACACTACGAAACACCCGACACCAAGTTTGCTCCCGATGCGGGAGAAACAACCGCCTCGCGTCAGACCGTATTTACCGGTGAAAGTGCTCGTATGGCTGCTACCGATGTCAAAAGAGCGCTTGAAGAAGAACTGCAAAAGCGCGGCAAAACCGGTTGCCTTTCCGAACACATAGATATACTGCCCGAGCTGTTTACCGCCTTGAGCGCCAAAGAGTTTTTTGCGGAATATACCTATCCGACGGACAAACTGGGTTCCGACAAGCCTCATCCGGTAAGTCATGTTGCGTACGGTTATGCAACGCACCTCATCGATTTGGATGAAGAAGGAAAACTCGCGTATGTGGAAGCCGCACACGATGTCGGTCGTGCGCTTAATCCGATTTCGCTGGAGGGGCAGATCGAAGGCGGTGTCGTGATGAGCCTTGGGTATGCGCTGACGGAGGATTATCCGCTGCAAAAGAGTGTTCCGACTGCCAAGTTCGGTACGCTCGGCCTGTTTAAAGCGCCTCAGGTACCGCCGATAAAGGTTGATATTATCGAACATAATGATAATGAGCTTGCATGCGGCGCAAAAGGAGTCGGAGAAATTGCCAGTATTCCGACAGTGCCGGCGGTAGCGCTTGCGTATTATAACCGCGACGGTATTTTTAGAACAAAGCTGCCGCTGGAAAATACGCCGTATAGCCGGAAAAAGTAA
- a CDS encoding PQQ-binding-like beta-propeller repeat protein, with protein MTKPKRFLTSLLTAAFSCMFLLIPTRLLTAQTAQTEQAQWSAVMAGETLCDPVLHGEYLYTLSSDQALNCIDYTGSFVWRRNIERTIKPFLSVSNSGILIIADASRMLQAVSGQGIYLWSVQLPEPALYAPYSTTDGRICVLTKSNLYCFSIKGKLKWQVTLSSPPARQLCETGAASLLLTLTNKDFVTVSLTGQVLNTKTLKKDIAVLSAAPGGYVMSTGDGILTYYRSTISQEKNTSSLVPQGETDGFAVWQTQETAPLFMQNSGDELVCIYADGTVSARNITSNKIAWTSKLNSCLTLPLYYSKTDGEYYIACKSIAAIISGTGSVKREQKILTSAFLPVITPSGILIAVNDWVINSWRLDTKIMQSSPQRDVPPQYHILKTQEKTQTLPFFVPYGDTGTLLSSIDEAVTKGTIGTNEAAYALTLQTILTNNQRAAYFPYDFTVYERARAAELLGLLESLEYRTILLGEASKTYDPTLAVAIIRALGFIAADPDGHSIESIQLLLQRCGVRIYEPAYAACDALTEIAKYGDKQTAGSAVKALFTIAAGAFPENIKQYARQKIKTIVE; from the coding sequence ATGACAAAACCGAAACGCTTTTTAACATCCTTACTTACAGCAGCCTTTTCATGTATGTTTTTGCTGATTCCGACACGGTTGCTTACTGCACAAACCGCACAAACAGAACAAGCACAGTGGTCTGCGGTTATGGCGGGTGAAACACTCTGCGATCCGGTCTTACATGGAGAATATCTTTATACATTAAGCTCGGATCAAGCGCTTAACTGTATCGATTATACCGGTTCCTTTGTATGGCGGCGGAATATTGAGCGGACAATAAAACCGTTTTTAAGCGTATCAAATTCGGGAATATTGATTATTGCAGATGCGTCGAGGATGCTGCAAGCAGTTTCCGGACAGGGGATTTATCTGTGGTCGGTGCAGCTGCCGGAGCCGGCATTATATGCTCCTTACAGCACTACAGACGGCAGAATATGCGTGCTGACGAAATCCAATCTTTACTGTTTTTCCATAAAAGGGAAGCTCAAATGGCAGGTTACATTATCTTCTCCGCCGGCACGGCAATTATGCGAAACGGGAGCGGCATCATTACTGCTGACGCTTACGAACAAAGACTTTGTAACCGTTTCGCTTACCGGACAGGTGTTAAATACAAAAACACTAAAAAAAGATATTGCAGTACTCTCGGCCGCTCCCGGCGGGTATGTGATGAGCACCGGTGACGGCATCCTTACCTATTACCGCAGTACCATTTCCCAAGAAAAAAACACATCCTCACTTGTGCCGCAGGGAGAAACCGATGGGTTTGCAGTTTGGCAAACACAAGAAACAGCTCCGCTGTTTATGCAAAATTCCGGCGATGAACTGGTATGCATATATGCTGACGGCACCGTTTCGGCACGGAATATTACCTCTAACAAAATCGCTTGGACGTCAAAATTGAACAGCTGCCTCACACTTCCGTTATATTACAGCAAAACGGACGGCGAATATTACATCGCCTGCAAAAGTATAGCGGCAATTATCAGCGGAACGGGAAGCGTAAAGCGGGAACAAAAGATACTCACCTCGGCTTTTCTGCCTGTTATCACACCAAGCGGGATCCTTATTGCCGTCAATGATTGGGTGATCAACAGCTGGCGGCTGGACACAAAGATTATGCAAAGTTCTCCCCAGCGGGACGTACCGCCGCAGTATCACATTTTGAAAACACAAGAAAAAACGCAAACCTTGCCTTTCTTTGTCCCCTATGGAGATACGGGAACACTGTTATCAAGCATTGACGAAGCTGTTACCAAAGGAACAATCGGTACAAATGAAGCAGCCTACGCACTTACTCTGCAAACAATTTTAACAAACAATCAGCGGGCAGCATATTTTCCATACGATTTTACGGTATACGAACGGGCACGGGCAGCGGAATTGCTTGGACTATTGGAATCATTGGAATACCGAACCATTTTACTCGGCGAAGCATCAAAAACCTACGACCCAACTTTAGCCGTTGCAATCATCCGGGCATTAGGATTTATTGCCGCCGACCCTGACGGACATTCGATCGAATCGATACAACTGTTACTGCAACGCTGCGGAGTCCGTATTTATGAACCTGCGTATGCAGCCTGTGATGCTTTAACCGAAATTGCAAAATATGGCGATAAACAGACCGCAGGTTCAGCTGTAAAAGCATTGTTTACCATCGCGGCGGGCGCCTTTCCCGAAAATATTAAGCAGTACGCAAGACAAAAAATAAAAACTATAGTAGAATAG
- a CDS encoding HNH endonuclease, with product MNQTGLETKINFTGKNKLTDEEFVEYYEQLWDKTPHRGINWPTKEQLAESKRISLNRYNFSEDTYANDEKWVNGSTFGWNDYEISNYGRIKYKGSIVLQDDNELDGYLKLSKSNKEVDHNINVYELIGRAFLGKRTNDDYDIHHINDDGYNNTPENLILLTRKQYNLIHCNIKIKKENVIKELKKYNYCTLILHLSNYKASVLNTPEQMNYRGKKYRHILPEEKRMLNLIDSGYKDSLEKYITESKIKLHRDFSHLNSSQALCLNLFYPLMKDHSLQFVNNNISLSAIGEFEHTEEASFEVSGEYTNFDFFINDSNTKYFFEIKYTESNFGSIDTGNPIEAYQTKYKNNYLSQLKKICNEKYLNDNFEDEFYKKYQLWRNICHVDIGTITFVFLKSRINLKNEIDSAMKKCKPEYAAKINIIYIEDFISRCLENKNLPFYNHYSEFYNKYLKNI from the coding sequence ATGAACCAGACAGGATTAGAAACTAAAATTAATTTTACGGGAAAGAATAAGCTTACAGATGAAGAATTTGTTGAGTATTATGAGCAATTATGGGATAAAACTCCTCATAGAGGAATTAATTGGCCAACAAAAGAACAGCTTGCTGAGAGTAAAAGAATAAGTTTAAACCGATATAATTTTTCTGAAGACACGTATGCAAATGATGAAAAATGGGTAAATGGTTCAACTTTTGGGTGGAATGACTACGAAATAAGTAATTACGGTCGTATAAAATATAAAGGTAGTATCGTTCTCCAAGATGACAACGAGTTAGATGGCTACCTTAAGTTATCTAAAAGCAATAAAGAAGTTGATCACAACATAAACGTTTATGAACTCATCGGAAGAGCTTTCTTAGGGAAAAGAACGAATGATGACTATGATATTCATCATATAAATGACGATGGCTACAATAATACGCCTGAAAATTTAATTTTATTAACCAGAAAACAATATAATTTAATTCATTGCAATATAAAAATAAAAAAAGAGAATGTTATAAAAGAACTAAAAAAATATAATTATTGTACGTTGATTTTGCACTTATCTAACTACAAAGCCTCCGTATTGAATACTCCAGAACAAATGAATTACAGAGGGAAAAAATATCGCCATATTCTACCAGAAGAAAAAAGAATGCTGAATCTCATTGATTCAGGATATAAAGATTCTTTAGAAAAATATATTACTGAAAGTAAGATAAAATTACATAGAGATTTTTCGCATTTAAATTCGTCACAGGCTCTTTGTTTGAATTTATTTTATCCGTTAATGAAAGACCATAGTTTGCAGTTCGTAAACAATAATATTTCTTTGTCCGCTATAGGAGAATTTGAACATACAGAAGAAGCTTCATTTGAAGTTTCAGGCGAATATACAAATTTTGATTTTTTTATTAATGATTCAAATACAAAATATTTTTTTGAAATAAAATATACAGAATCAAATTTTGGATCAATTGATACCGGTAATCCGATAGAGGCGTATCAAACTAAATATAAAAATAATTATTTATCACAACTGAAAAAAATCTGTAATGAAAAATATTTAAACGATAACTTCGAGGATGAATTTTATAAAAAATATCAGCTTTGGCGTAATATCTGCCATGTGGATATCGGTACAATTACTTTTGTATTTTTAAAATCACGAATTAATTTGAAAAATGAAATCGATAGTGCAATGAAAAAATGTAAACCTGAATATGCTGCAAAAATAAACATTATCTATATTGAAGATTTCATTAGCAGATGTCTTGAAAATAAGAACTTGCCTTTTTATAATCACTATTCCGAGTTTTATAATAAATACTTAAAAAATATTTAA
- a CDS encoding P83/100 family protein — protein sequence MKRIALVCLCTFAFMSMAFAIEVDQSELKQAENTPIEFINYTGPHAEIDTLRAIAEIGESLAGAAQRGRAGDTNRYAVIHAVDPSVKTGLDADIMIIGSGARVDHINNLRVIIAGYLRRAYGYSEKDANTIAHFVTIYNAVYRGDMNMFKSKYKAVVVKNLTADKAGLALRYDEWPGKTQIVIPLSDQKYSGTLSAIDTKSISDKNVVSKMREQDDKDIATRKDMINLKERESSAARDRADVAQKDAAAARKDAETKRNEAAAAQKEADKSKTAATQSKQDAEKARKDAEAAKKKAAQSEKDAVAAQKQAQKNPKDRKAAEEAAKKQQEAAKNKQEASNKDKAAAEKANAAKKGDQEAAAKQKEADTKQKAANEAAKKAQDKEQEASSEKQFADTKEQEAQSDRKDVAADTRKIIEEKRAERKAQDEAAFASALPSAVLKVVDSGSMLSEVVLLDLKTEKTLKTSSLNTVRGRVLIEGTDSLIAIAGSKSGNQMITLVGINPRTLEMTKQATVPVAAQSLLIQVDDSYYAVIEQSGKNYLARFNNNLEMQAKSTVTVLPYTAITVTEKGLLVQDTANKIRLLNTDNLAEAIK from the coding sequence ATGAAAAGAATAGCGCTTGTATGCCTCTGTACATTTGCCTTTATGAGTATGGCTTTTGCAATAGAGGTCGATCAAAGTGAACTGAAGCAGGCCGAAAATACGCCGATTGAATTTATCAACTACACAGGGCCTCATGCCGAAATCGATACGCTGCGGGCAATCGCTGAAATCGGAGAGTCGCTTGCCGGAGCTGCTCAGCGCGGACGTGCCGGCGATACGAACCGCTACGCCGTTATCCATGCAGTTGATCCGTCGGTGAAAACCGGTCTCGATGCCGATATCATGATTATCGGAAGCGGAGCAAGAGTAGACCATATCAACAACTTACGAGTTATTATCGCCGGTTATTTACGGCGTGCTTACGGATACTCCGAAAAAGATGCAAATACGATTGCACATTTTGTAACAATTTATAACGCCGTATACCGCGGTGACATGAATATGTTCAAAAGTAAGTATAAAGCGGTTGTTGTCAAGAATTTGACTGCCGATAAAGCCGGTCTTGCCCTGCGCTATGATGAATGGCCGGGAAAGACACAGATTGTTATCCCGCTTTCCGATCAAAAATATAGCGGTACGTTAAGCGCGATCGATACGAAATCGATCTCCGATAAAAACGTCGTTAGCAAGATGCGCGAACAGGATGATAAAGATATCGCAACACGCAAAGACATGATCAACCTGAAAGAGCGCGAAAGCAGTGCTGCCCGCGACCGTGCAGATGTTGCACAGAAGGATGCCGCTGCGGCTCGGAAAGATGCCGAAACAAAACGGAATGAAGCTGCAGCCGCACAAAAAGAAGCTGACAAATCAAAAACAGCGGCGACTCAGTCAAAGCAAGATGCGGAAAAAGCCCGAAAAGATGCAGAAGCAGCAAAGAAGAAAGCGGCTCAATCCGAAAAAGATGCGGTAGCAGCGCAGAAGCAGGCTCAGAAAAACCCGAAAGATCGTAAAGCTGCTGAAGAGGCTGCAAAGAAACAACAGGAAGCAGCAAAAAATAAGCAAGAAGCAAGCAATAAAGATAAAGCTGCTGCCGAAAAAGCAAATGCAGCGAAAAAAGGCGATCAGGAAGCAGCGGCAAAACAGAAAGAAGCCGATACAAAGCAGAAAGCCGCCAATGAAGCTGCAAAAAAAGCTCAAGACAAAGAACAGGAAGCTTCTTCCGAAAAACAATTTGCCGATACAAAAGAACAAGAAGCTCAAAGCGACCGGAAGGATGTTGCTGCAGATACTCGGAAAATCATTGAAGAAAAACGAGCTGAGCGGAAAGCTCAAGATGAGGCGGCTTTTGCATCTGCATTACCCAGTGCTGTGCTGAAAGTAGTTGACTCCGGCTCCATGCTTTCCGAAGTGGTACTGCTCGACCTTAAAACAGAAAAAACACTGAAAACCTCGTCGTTGAATACCGTGCGCGGACGTGTCCTTATCGAAGGAACGGATTCGCTTATCGCGATTGCCGGTTCAAAATCCGGTAACCAGATGATTACACTTGTTGGCATTAACCCCCGCACGCTCGAAATGACTAAACAGGCAACAGTACCGGTTGCTGCACAGAGTCTTTTAATACAGGTTGATGACAGCTACTATGCGGTAATTGAACAATCAGGCAAAAATTACCTTGCACGATTCAACAATAACCTCGAAATGCAAGCAAAATCTACGGTAACCGTTCTTCCGTACACGGCGATAACCGTTACGGAAAAAGGTTTGCTCGTACAAGATACGGCAAACAAGATCCGCCTTTTGAATACGGATAACCTTGCGGAAGCGATAAAGTAA